Proteins co-encoded in one Nicotiana sylvestris chromosome 7, ASM39365v2, whole genome shotgun sequence genomic window:
- the LOC138872771 gene encoding uncharacterized protein, whose product MNDAQVNYMVTEKELLAIVFAMEKFRPYLMGVKVIVHTEHATLCYLMTKKDSKARLMRWVMLLQEFDLQIVDRKWSEKPSGGPLVPLGGGGEAPYGLEINESFPDKQLLSVSVNSMPWFTDVSNFLMTGIVPRELSSNQRNKLKHDSLDYYWDEPYLFKICNDGVIRRCVLEEEQMSILDACHSSPYGGHHGGARIASKVLSCGFYCPTLYRDAGELVMSVREQVEFQRRMKCLSPLFLRLTYLMCGALTSWDLL is encoded by the coding sequence atgaatgatgctcaggTTAATTACATGGTGACGGAAAAAGAGTTGCTagcaattgtgtttgcaatggagaagtttaggccttatctcatgggtgtcaaggtgatagttcatactgAGCATGCAACACTCtgctacttgatgacaaagaaggattctaaggctcggttgatgagatgggttatgttgcttcaagagtttgaccttCAGATTGTTGATAGAAAATGGAGTgaaaaaccaagtggcggaccacttgtcccacttggaggaggaggggaggccccgtATGGCCTCGAAATTAATGAATCATTCCCTGATAAGCAACTCCTCTCTGTATCTGTGAATAGCATGCCATGGTTCACGGATGTTTCCAACTTTCTTATGACTGGTATTGTTCCgcgtgagctctcttctaaccaaaggaataaGCTTAAACATGATAGCTTGGACTACTACTGGGATGAGccttacttgttcaaaatctgtaatgatggtgtgatTCGGAGATGTGTTctggaagaggagcaaatgagtattctggatgcttgtcattcctctccctacggtggtcatcatggtggggcgaggatAGCTTCAAAGGTGCTTAGCTGTGGTTTTTATTGTCCTACATTGTACAGAGATGCGGGTGAGCTTGTGATGAGTGTTAGGGAgcaggtggaatttcaaagaaggatgaaatgcctctcaccactattcttgaggttgacatatttgatgtgtggggcattgacttcatgggacctttTGTGA
- the LOC138872772 gene encoding uncharacterized protein yields the protein MGRIEMMFEQMMKKNVDSYAQLASHNTLIRNLEVQFGQILQSLNTRLKGALPSDTVLNPKSGNNTGHAMVVITRNGRGGDVNTSKQKEVVSDEVEVETQDDVNPSREHVIDKPETIVPKDKAPLPRIPPPYPQRLAKQNNENQFKKFIEMMKSMSINVPLVKALEQMSGYAKFMRDLVTKKRSMDCETIKMTHQVSAILHSMAPKVEDPGAFTIPCTIGSVDFAKALRNLGSNINLMPYSVFRTLGIGQPRATSMRLQMVDRTIKRLLGIIDDVLVRWTNYEVLIILGRPFLAIGKALVDMEAGELTFRVIVDNTSAMENVEDPLEIVFLNLDVNEDEGRVECVNALHGSSNSYEPRKLSLDFENKKTPPTKPLIEKPPVLELKPLPLHLRCNTGGALKKKESNWMVSLADIRGISPAFCMHKIILEDDAKPSVEHQRRLNEAMMPFGLCNASATFQRCMMAIFTDMVEDFLEVFMDDFNVVGDSFDECFKNLDKVLA from the exons ATGGGAAGGatcgagatgatgtttgaacaaatgatgaaaaagaatgtcgactcttatgcccagttggcatcccaTAATACTTTAATacgaaacttggaggttcaatttgGCCAAATTTTGCAATCTTTGAACACTCGCcttaagggggctctacctagtgatacggtactAAACCCAAAGAGTGGGAACAACACCGGTCATGCAATGGTGGTGATCACTAGAAACGGtcgaggtggtgatgtgaatacctccaagcaaaaggaagttgtgagtgatgaggttgaa gtggagactcaagatgatgtgaacccgtctagggaacacgtaatagacaaaCCGGAAACAATAGTGCCCAAGGATAAGGCTCCCTTACCAAGGAttcctccaccttaccctcaaagacttgcaaagcaaaataatgaaaaccaatttaaaaagtttattgagatgatgaaaagcATGTCAATCAATGTTCCTTTGGTGAAAGCTCTTGAGCAAATGTCGGGTTACGCTAAGTTTATGAGAGACTTGGTGACTAAAAAAAgatctatggattgtgagaccatcaaaatgactcatcaagtaagtgcaattctgcactcgatggctccaaaggttgaagatcccggtgctttcaccattccatgtaccattgggagtgtggattttgcaaaggcattgCGTAATTTGGGATCAAATATCAATTTAATGCCTTACTCCGTGTTCAGAACTTTAGGTATTGGTCAACCTAGAGCTACttcaatgagattgcaaatggtggATAGAACAATAAAGAGGCtgcttggtattattgatgatgttcttgtccggtggacaa ACTATGAGGTGCTGataatattgggaagacctttcctagcaatagggaaggcattggttgacatggaagcaggggagctcaccttccgg GTGATAGTTGATAATACTAGTGCCATGGAAAATGTGGAGGATCCTTTAGAAATAGTATTTTTGAACCTTGATGTAAATGAAGATGAAGGTCGGGTGGAATGTGTCAATGCTTTGCATGGAAGCTCTAACTCTTATGAGCCTCGTAAGCTCTCTTTGGACTTTGAGAACAAAAAGACTCCCCCAACAAAGCCCTTAATTGAGAAACCTCCCGTTTTGGAATTGAAGCCTTTGCCCttacacctcag ATGTAACACTGGAGGTgctctaaagaagaaagaaagcaattggATGGTctctctagctgatattcggggaataagccccgccttttgcatgcacaagattatacttgaagatgatgccaagccctccgtggaacatcaaaggaggttgaacgaggctat gatgccatttggtttatgtAACGCATCGGCTACCTTCCagaggtgtatgatggctatatttactgacatggtggaggacttcttggaagtgttcatggatgatttcaatGTTGTAGGTGACTCCTTTGATGAGTGTTTTAAGAATCTTGACAAAGTGCTAGCCTAG
- the LOC138872773 gene encoding uncharacterized protein, with protein MNQLAKAQLQQIQGPKQVNIIERVNLLVNKRRQSGQQVQSNQDQFDQGDSGYNQDDGYYEQREEALYANNYQGQYGNAPNQQWRLSGRYGKTSTSKQKGVVCDEVEVQNDDDPIVVEQVSEEKLDGEVRIDIQDIEGEPQNDVNPSREHVIDMPETVMPKAKAPLPRPIPPYPQRLAKQKSENQFKKFIEMMKSLSINVPLVEALEQIPIYAKFMKDLVTKKRSMDCEIIKMTHQVSAIVHLVDPKLEDPRAFTILCTIGSADFAKALCDLGASINLMPYSIFKTLGIGQPRATSMRLQMANRTKKRPLVDYEVPIILGRPFLATGKALVDVEAGELTFRVGDEKVVFHVCKSMRQPNSTEVDATLEVLQRRKREIGWTLPDIRG; from the exons ATGAACCAGTTAGCCAAAGCACAACTTCAACAGATTCAGGGACCAAAGCAAGTAAACATAATAGAAAGAGTTAATCTATTGGTGAACAAGAGGAGACAATCTGGTCAACAAGTGCAAAGCAATCAAGATCAGTTTGATCAAGGTGATAGTGGTTACAACCAGGATGATGGGTACTATGAGCAAAGGGAAGAGGCTTTGTATGCCAATAACTATCAAGGACAATATGGCAATGCTCCAAATCAACAATGGAGATT GAGCGGTAGATATGGTAAAACAAGTACCTCTAAGCAAAAGGGAGTTGTGTGTGATGAGGTTGAAGTGCAAAATGATGATGATCCTATAGTTGTTGAACAAGTGAGTGAAGAGAAGTTGGATGGTGAGGTAAGAATTGATATTCAGGATATTGAGGGAGAgcctcaaaatgatgtgaacccgtctagggaacacgtgatagacatgccggaaacggtgatgcctaaagccaaggctcctttgccaaggcctattccaccttaccctcaaagacttgcaaaGCAAAAAAGTGAAAACCAGTTcaagaagtttattgagatgatgaaaagtTTGTCAATCAATGTGCCCTTGGTGGAAGCTCTCGAGCAAATACCGATATAcgccaagtttatgaaagacttggtaactaaaaagagatctatggattgtgagatcatcaaaatgactcatcaagtgagtgctattGTGCACTTGGTGgatccaaagcttgaagatccccgCGCATTTACCATTCtatgtaccattgggagtgcagattttgcaaaggcattgtgtgatttgggagctagtataaatttgatgccttattccatattcaaaactttgggtattggtcaaccgagagctacttcaatgagattgcaaatggccaaTAGAACAAAGAAGAGGCcacttg TCGACTATGAGGTGCCGataatattgggaagacctttccttgcaacaggGAAGGCactggttgatgtggaagcaggggagctcaccttccgggtgggtgacgaAAAAGTTGTCTTCCACGTGTGCAAATCAATGCGGCAGCCAAATAGTACTGAG gtagatgccaccctTGAGGTGCTTCAAAGAAGGAAGAGggaaattggatggactctacCTGATATTCGGGGATAA